A DNA window from Mastomys coucha isolate ucsf_1 unplaced genomic scaffold, UCSF_Mcou_1 pScaffold21, whole genome shotgun sequence contains the following coding sequences:
- the Smim38 gene encoding LOW QUALITY PROTEIN: small integral membrane protein 38 (The sequence of the model RefSeq protein was modified relative to this genomic sequence to represent the inferred CDS: deleted 3 bases in 3 codons) — MFGDYVSLAGRGRGDSAGGGLPQASRRQGLWTMLPLSVTECLAPHEWYTGLLTKEAAYSPNCPLTGGEAQCGGKGWLWTARVCPSEGATGGRQAGLRSGPSEAAAAALPCVVGSLLSMASWLEDTAGPDPLMMLLVVILLVRFILWSCLGTYMDYRLARPQPGKPKEE; from the exons ATGTTTGGGGATTACGTCAGCCTGGCGGGCAGGGGCCGCGGGGACAGCGCGGGAGGCGGGCTCCCGCAGGCCTCCCGCCGCCAGGGCCTCTGGACAATGCTGCCATTGTCGGTG ACGGAGTGCTTAGCTCCCCATGAATGGTACACGGGCCTCTTGACCAAGGAGGCCGCCTATAGCCCCAACTGTCCCCTCACAGGCGGGGAGGCCCAGTGCGGTGGGAAGGGCTGGCTGTGGACTGCACGGGTCTGTCCCTCAGAAGGGGCCaccggc ggcaggcaggcagggctcaGATCAGGCCCCagtgaggctgctgctgctgctctacCCTGTGTAGTGGGC TCCCTCCTCAGCATGGCCTCCTGGCTGGAGGACACTGCTGGCCCTGACCCACTCATGATGCTCCTGGTTGTCATCCTCCTGGTACGCTTCATCCTGTGGTCCTGTCTGGGGACCTATATGGACTACAGGCTGGCCCGGCCTCAGCCTGGCAAACCCAAGGAGGAGTAA